A region from the Mesorhizobium sp. J8 genome encodes:
- a CDS encoding SgcJ/EcaC family oxidoreductase: protein MEISRPEDVAAAFADAWNRHDMDDFAALFCEDANFVNVVGMWWKNRAEIEAAHRATHETMFRDSRLEGAAASVVELSPGLASVHYRWTLTGASAPDGSPAGTREGILLLVVKKEQSGWRIKVAQNTDIVPGAIAPPARASR, encoded by the coding sequence ATGGAGATCAGCAGACCTGAGGACGTTGCGGCCGCGTTCGCCGATGCCTGGAACAGGCATGACATGGACGACTTCGCGGCACTGTTTTGCGAGGACGCCAATTTCGTCAATGTCGTGGGCATGTGGTGGAAGAACCGGGCCGAGATCGAAGCGGCGCACCGTGCGACGCATGAGACCATGTTTCGCGACAGCCGGCTGGAGGGCGCCGCCGCATCCGTCGTCGAGCTGTCTCCGGGCCTGGCATCGGTGCACTACAGATGGACCCTGACCGGCGCGTCCGCCCCCGACGGCTCGCCAGCCGGAACGCGGGAGGGCATCCTGCTTCTGGTGGTGAAGAAGGAACAGTCCGGCTGGCGTATCAAGGTGGCCCAGAACACCGACATCGTCCCAGGCGCGATCGCTCCCCCTGCCCGCGCAAGCAGATAG
- the minC gene encoding septum site-determining protein MinC — protein sequence MTFAAPLHNKSIRFRARSFVAFTLTPEAPIADWLEGLDRWIANSPGYFNGRPVVLDLNLLQPGPEEIGALVGVLGSRGIRVYAIELEGAELGPELPPLLAGAKEATAEGLLGRAARKARAEELEAAAVERAEAEQAAQPAAEPAPADVSHIEMSGDEPVDPELARLEAVRIEPAQAASTGAEPALPSAGTLMIKAPIRSGQSVFHPHGDVIVLGSVASGSEIVAGGSIHVYGTLRGRAIAGSEGNVSARIFCRKNEAELLAVDGWYTTAEEMEGVSRGKAVQAFLDNDALCVVPLG from the coding sequence GTGACCTTCGCCGCCCCCCTGCACAACAAATCCATCCGCTTTCGCGCCCGTTCCTTCGTCGCCTTCACGCTGACGCCGGAGGCGCCGATCGCCGACTGGCTGGAGGGGCTGGATCGCTGGATCGCCAACTCGCCGGGCTATTTCAACGGGCGCCCGGTGGTGCTGGATCTCAACCTCCTGCAGCCGGGGCCGGAGGAGATTGGCGCGCTGGTCGGCGTGCTCGGCTCGCGCGGCATCCGCGTCTATGCCATCGAGCTGGAGGGCGCCGAGCTCGGGCCCGAGCTGCCGCCGCTGCTCGCCGGCGCCAAGGAAGCGACCGCCGAAGGATTGCTGGGTCGGGCCGCGCGCAAGGCGCGGGCCGAGGAACTCGAAGCCGCCGCGGTGGAGCGGGCGGAGGCAGAGCAGGCGGCCCAACCCGCCGCGGAGCCGGCGCCGGCGGACGTTTCCCATATCGAGATGTCCGGCGACGAGCCGGTGGATCCCGAGCTGGCGCGGCTGGAAGCGGTCAGGATCGAACCTGCGCAAGCCGCAAGCACTGGCGCCGAGCCGGCGCTGCCTTCGGCCGGCACGCTGATGATCAAGGCGCCGATCCGCTCGGGACAGTCGGTCTTCCATCCGCATGGCGACGTCATCGTGCTGGGCTCGGTCGCGTCCGGTTCCGAAATCGTCGCCGGCGGCTCGATCCATGTCTATGGCACGCTGCGCGGCCGCGCGATCGCCGGCTCGGAAGGCAATGTTTCGGCACGCATCTTCTGCCGCAAGAACGAGGCCGAGCTGCTCGCCGTCGACGGCTGGTACACGACGGCCGAGGAAATGGAAGGCGTCTCGCGCGGCAAGGCCGTGCAGGCCTTCCTCGACAATGATGCGCTGTGCGTGGTGCCGCTGGGCTGA